The following proteins come from a genomic window of Candidatus Obscuribacter sp.:
- a CDS encoding glutamine amidotransferase, translated as MELRIAHLYAHFLNIYGDRGNIVSLSQRAKWRGIEVKVDSIDLGQAIDPDYYDFYFVGGGQDKQQIVIAEDLLKKADSIKAAVNGGAVLLSVCGGYQLLGHYYKPHEGPELKGISLIDAYTVAGNRRMIGNVIIKREDSSTLVGFENHSGKTFLGKDVPALGKIVVGNGNNGEDKLEGAAAGTVYGTYLHGSLLPKNPAFADQILAQALTRRFGSVNLAPLDDTIELNAHKRALTLPA; from the coding sequence ATGGAACTCCGAATCGCACATTTATATGCGCACTTCCTCAATATCTACGGCGACCGTGGCAATATCGTCTCGCTCAGCCAGAGAGCTAAGTGGCGAGGCATAGAAGTCAAGGTAGACTCAATAGATCTTGGTCAAGCTATCGATCCTGATTACTATGATTTTTATTTTGTCGGTGGCGGTCAGGACAAACAACAAATAGTGATTGCCGAGGACCTACTTAAAAAGGCTGACTCAATAAAAGCGGCAGTCAATGGTGGGGCGGTGCTGCTCTCTGTCTGCGGCGGCTACCAGCTCCTGGGACACTACTACAAGCCCCACGAAGGCCCAGAACTCAAGGGAATCTCACTGATAGATGCCTATACTGTGGCCGGCAATCGCCGCATGATCGGCAATGTAATAATCAAACGTGAAGACAGCTCGACCTTAGTCGGCTTTGAAAATCACAGCGGCAAAACATTTTTAGGCAAAGACGTACCAGCCCTTGGCAAAATTGTCGTGGGTAATGGCAACAATGGTGAAGACAAATTGGAAGGCGCCGCCGCTGGCACCGTATATGGTACCTACTTGCACGGCTCTCTTTTGCCAAAAAATCCAGCCTTTGCAGATCAAATCTTAGCCCAGGCGCTCACCCGGCGCTTTGGCAGTGTCAATCTAGCGCCCCTGGATGACACAATTGAGCTTAACGCTCACAAACGAGCCCTGACATTACCCGCCTGA
- a CDS encoding SDR family oxidoreductase, which yields MDQKIILVTGATGYVGARLVPRLIEAGYRVRAVGRSLAKLKSRAWALDERVELMAFDILDEQALSKALEGVYAAYYLVHSMNAHNKDFAATDRDAAELMTRLSAQAGIERIVYLGGLGQESADLSKHLKSRAEVSEILQAGKVPVTTLRAGMILGSGSTSFEILRYLVERLPLMVTPRWVSTISQPIAIRNVLTYLIECLRVPECANRVLDIGGPDIMPYQRLMEIYAEEAKLPKRWIMPVPVFTPRISSYWIHFITPVPSYIARPLAEGLRNPVVCQNDDIKTLIPQTLLDCRTAIKIALDCIAQQKVESRWTDAGIMQPAEWLSPGDPGWAGGTFYEDNRVIDVTDSVDAVWYRLTRLGGKTGWYYGNWLWKLRGFLDKLIGGVGLSRGRRSDYELYAGDALDFWRVVEIEKGKKLFLLAEMKLPGEAILEFFIKEVDGHTQVQQVARFLPHGLLGLLYWWAVSPLHEFVFNGMLRGIAAASRENIIDGPRRAKKLPQTKSRLKLRAKSDLIKESKSPL from the coding sequence ATGGACCAAAAGATTATACTAGTCACCGGCGCCACCGGCTATGTCGGAGCACGTCTTGTGCCCCGACTGATCGAAGCAGGCTACCGCGTCAGAGCGGTCGGGCGCTCGCTGGCCAAGCTCAAAAGCCGCGCCTGGGCGCTGGATGAGCGTGTCGAGCTGATGGCCTTTGATATCCTCGATGAGCAGGCGCTATCGAAGGCACTCGAGGGTGTTTACGCAGCGTATTATCTAGTCCACTCGATGAACGCCCATAACAAAGATTTTGCCGCTACAGATAGAGACGCAGCCGAACTCATGACCAGATTATCGGCACAGGCCGGCATCGAGCGTATTGTCTATCTAGGTGGGTTGGGACAAGAGAGTGCCGATCTGAGCAAGCACCTCAAATCCAGAGCAGAAGTAAGCGAAATTTTGCAAGCTGGCAAAGTGCCGGTGACAACACTTAGAGCCGGTATGATTTTGGGCTCTGGCAGTACTAGTTTTGAGATTTTGCGCTATCTAGTGGAGCGTCTGCCGTTAATGGTGACACCGCGCTGGGTCAGCACAATCAGTCAGCCCATAGCCATCCGTAATGTCCTGACCTACCTGATTGAGTGTCTCAGGGTGCCAGAGTGCGCTAACCGCGTCCTCGATATCGGCGGACCCGACATCATGCCCTATCAAAGACTAATGGAAATTTACGCTGAAGAAGCAAAATTGCCCAAGCGCTGGATTATGCCAGTACCAGTTTTTACGCCGCGCATCAGTTCATACTGGATACATTTCATCACACCAGTGCCCTCATATATAGCCAGACCTCTAGCTGAGGGGTTGCGCAATCCAGTAGTCTGTCAAAACGATGACATCAAAACGCTCATTCCTCAGACTTTACTGGACTGTCGCACAGCCATCAAAATCGCACTTGATTGTATTGCCCAACAAAAAGTAGAGAGCCGCTGGACTGATGCCGGCATAATGCAACCAGCTGAATGGCTCTCCCCAGGCGATCCAGGCTGGGCAGGCGGCACATTTTATGAAGACAATAGAGTAATAGATGTGACAGACAGCGTCGATGCTGTCTGGTATCGACTCACCAGACTTGGTGGCAAGACTGGTTGGTACTACGGTAACTGGCTCTGGAAGCTGAGGGGCTTTTTGGACAAACTGATAGGTGGAGTCGGACTGAGCCGGGGCAGACGTAGCGATTATGAGCTATATGCTGGAGATGCTCTGGACTTTTGGCGCGTAGTCGAAATCGAAAAAGGCAAAAAACTATTTTTGCTAGCCGAGATGAAACTACCTGGCGAAGCCATTCTTGAGTTTTTTATCAAAGAAGTAGACGGTCACACACAAGTGCAGCAAGTAGCTCGTTTTTTACCCCATGGGCTACTAGGACTGCTCTACTGGTGGGCAGTCAGTCCGCTCCATGAATTTGTCTTTAACGGCATGCTCAGAGGCATTGCGGCTGCAAGTCGCGAAAACATCATCGATGGACCGAGGCGAGCTAAAAAATTGCCACAGACAAAATCCAGACTCAAACTACGAGCCAAAAGCGATTTGATCAAAGAGTCAAAATCGCCGCTCTAG
- a CDS encoding HAMP domain-containing protein, with product MEKSEWSKSMKARLAMYMTLSGTLPVVICHIIVFSASGAPLGDFFKYVPFYIPLLLVLVAINWFLADLILRPITQLLAATTKLAHVDIRQRLDVDTHEPIETLELRRSFNKLLNRLEEGLDIQCQFVADASHELRTPLTSIQGYTKLLLRRGSNIDANLLGEALQTISDESGRLIRLVSDLLQLARADAGQAIINQQEITDLRDVLQSVGDTVTVIAPEQIEVQFIIPQTSIWVYADSDRLKQVFLNLTNNAIKATQAGGKVTVTLRSSENQAIIRVIDTGIGIAPADQQRIFDRFYRVERSRTRSRLYGGGTGLGLAIALTIIKAHGGSIELESELNKGSTFTVKLPVTEKAQKVGMALPSNKD from the coding sequence GTGGAAAAATCCGAATGGTCAAAATCGATGAAGGCTCGGCTGGCCATGTATATGACCCTGTCCGGTACTTTGCCAGTGGTCATTTGTCACATCATCGTATTTAGTGCCTCTGGCGCTCCTCTTGGCGATTTCTTTAAATACGTTCCGTTTTATATTCCGCTTTTGCTGGTGCTAGTGGCCATTAACTGGTTCCTTGCTGATTTAATACTGCGCCCTATTACTCAACTTTTGGCTGCTACAACCAAGCTTGCCCATGTCGACATCAGGCAGAGATTGGACGTGGATACCCATGAGCCGATTGAGACTCTGGAGTTGCGCCGCTCCTTTAACAAGTTGCTCAATCGCCTCGAAGAAGGTCTCGATATACAGTGTCAGTTTGTCGCCGATGCCAGCCACGAATTGCGCACACCACTAACATCTATCCAGGGCTATACCAAATTACTTTTGAGACGTGGCTCAAATATCGATGCTAACCTGCTTGGTGAGGCATTGCAGACCATATCAGACGAGTCCGGTCGTCTTATACGTCTCGTCTCAGATCTCTTGCAATTGGCGCGGGCAGACGCCGGTCAGGCCATTATCAATCAACAAGAGATAACCGACTTGCGCGATGTCTTGCAGAGTGTTGGCGATACAGTCACGGTCATTGCTCCAGAGCAAATCGAAGTGCAATTTATTATTCCGCAGACATCAATCTGGGTTTACGCTGATTCCGATAGACTTAAACAAGTCTTTCTCAACCTAACCAATAACGCCATTAAGGCTACTCAGGCTGGTGGCAAGGTTACAGTGACTTTGCGCAGCAGCGAAAACCAGGCAATTATTCGCGTCATTGATACCGGTATTGGTATCGCACCTGCTGACCAGCAGCGTATCTTTGATCGCTTTTACCGCGTCGAGCGCTCTCGTACTCGCAGTCGTCTTTATGGCGGTGGTACAGGGCTTGGACTGGCTATTGCACTTACTATCATCAAAGCTCACGGTGGCTCTATCGAGCTAGAAAGTGAGCTCAATAAAGGCTCGACTTTTACGGTCAAATTGCCAGTCACCGAAAAAGCACAAAAAGTGGGCATGGCACTGCCCAGCAATAAAGATTGA
- a CDS encoding glycosyltransferase family 2 protein: MKSISILIPVFNEEKTLVTVLEMVSKADTLGLEKELIIVDDGSTDGTREIMAKLDPSLYNAKIYYHEKNQGKGAALRTAQGYATGDLIMIQDADLEYDPKEYPELLRPIIEGKADVVYGSRLCGGKPTRAFKILHLFGNKFLSLVTNILFNATLTDMETCYKVFKKDIFKKVTIKCDRFDFEPEITAKVLKQKVRLIELPISYYGRDYEEGKKITWKDGIWAIMALVRFRFSD; this comes from the coding sequence GTGAAGTCCATATCGATTTTGATACCTGTCTTTAACGAAGAAAAGACACTGGTTACAGTACTGGAAATGGTCTCGAAGGCCGACACATTGGGTCTGGAAAAAGAGCTGATCATTGTCGATGATGGCTCGACTGATGGCACCAGAGAAATCATGGCAAAACTAGATCCATCACTGTATAACGCCAAGATTTATTACCACGAAAAAAACCAGGGTAAAGGCGCGGCATTGCGCACGGCTCAAGGTTACGCCACTGGCGATCTAATCATGATCCAGGATGCTGACCTCGAATACGATCCCAAAGAATATCCAGAACTCTTGAGACCAATCATTGAAGGTAAAGCCGATGTGGTCTATGGATCGAGACTTTGTGGTGGCAAACCCACCCGTGCTTTTAAAATCTTGCACCTCTTTGGCAACAAGTTTTTGAGCCTAGTTACCAATATTCTTTTCAATGCCACTTTGACTGATATGGAGACTTGCTACAAAGTTTTCAAAAAAGACATTTTCAAAAAAGTGACCATTAAGTGTGACCGTTTTGACTTTGAGCCAGAAATCACAGCCAAAGTACTCAAACAAAAAGTACGTCTAATCGAGTTGCCCATCTCCTACTACGGCCGCGACTACGAAGAAGGCAAAAAAATCACCTGGAAAGACGGTATTTGGGCAATCATGGCGCTGGTCCGCTTCAGATTTAGCGACTAA
- a CDS encoding cytochrome b N-terminal domain-containing protein produces MTNSVKPKVDVMQWLDERLGLQEAFKFAQKKQVPIHKHSVWYYMGGIALMLIAIQVATGVLLMVYYIPGLEAAHASILRINSQVDFGWFFRSLHSWGANLLIAVLVFHLFSAYFMKAYRKPREFTWYTGLILMVLCLGFGFTGYLLPWDDVSFFATKIGLDIASKVPLGGEQVATLLRGGHTIGQATLSRFFVIHVAVLPILAVGLMGIHLAMVQLHGMSEPAYFKTIEAAKRTYEKFFPNFLLKDLLVWLLALNGLAALVTLSPWGLGPEADPFGAAPVGIKPEWYFLAPFQFLKIVPSQIGPLEGELAGALLMAVVCSGLAFIPFYDKGDDPAKSKLATYYGVVLLLAIIVFTIWGALS; encoded by the coding sequence GTGACAAATAGTGTTAAGCCAAAAGTCGACGTTATGCAGTGGCTCGATGAGCGTCTGGGACTGCAAGAGGCTTTTAAGTTTGCCCAGAAAAAGCAGGTGCCAATACATAAGCACTCAGTCTGGTACTACATGGGTGGTATCGCGCTGATGCTAATTGCCATCCAGGTGGCAACTGGCGTCTTGCTCATGGTCTATTACATCCCCGGTCTGGAAGCCGCTCATGCCAGCATCTTGCGCATCAACTCGCAAGTTGATTTTGGCTGGTTCTTTAGATCATTGCATAGCTGGGGCGCTAATCTTCTGATTGCGGTGCTGGTATTTCACCTCTTTAGCGCCTACTTTATGAAGGCCTATCGCAAACCAAGAGAATTTACCTGGTACACCGGTCTGATTTTAATGGTGCTGTGTCTGGGTTTTGGCTTTACTGGATATCTTCTGCCCTGGGATGATGTCTCATTTTTTGCTACCAAGATTGGCCTGGATATTGCTTCCAAAGTGCCCCTGGGTGGCGAGCAAGTGGCGACACTACTGCGTGGTGGTCACACAATTGGTCAAGCCACACTCTCTCGCTTTTTTGTTATTCACGTAGCTGTTCTGCCCATTCTGGCAGTCGGCTTAATGGGCATCCACCTGGCTATGGTGCAGCTGCACGGTATGTCAGAGCCTGCCTATTTCAAAACAATTGAAGCTGCTAAGCGTACCTACGAAAAATTCTTCCCTAACTTCCTCTTAAAAGACTTGTTGGTCTGGCTCCTGGCTTTAAACGGTCTGGCTGCCCTAGTCACATTGTCGCCCTGGGGATTGGGACCGGAAGCAGATCCATTTGGTGCTGCACCAGTTGGTATCAAACCTGAATGGTATTTTTTGGCTCCGTTTCAGTTTCTCAAAATTGTGCCATCGCAAATCGGACCGCTCGAAGGTGAGCTGGCTGGTGCCTTGCTGATGGCGGTAGTCTGCTCTGGGCTGGCTTTTATCCCGTTTTACGATAAAGGGGACGATCCTGCTAAGTCCAAACTGGCTACTTATTATGGTGTCGTACTACTACTTGCAATTATTGTATTTACAATCTGGGGAGCCCTGTCATGA
- a CDS encoding cytochrome ubiquinol oxidase subunit I yields the protein MNYPVWVVPHLGGGWIIGIIAIIHVYLSHFAVGGGAFLAITEGLAYKRKDERIYEYLRQHSRFFMILTSVSGAVTGVAIWWAIALVNPDGTAILIQNFTLAWALEYLFFAAELATVFVYYYSWDKVSPEVHLKLARLYCFLSIMTLVIINGILTFMLTPGTWIKSHYWLDGFLNPTYFPSLIMRLLIMFAIAGMYAMVTSSRLKDEDLRVYMAKYCAKWLLPIFLAGPLVAFWYISNVPQATMGNIFTGIQTSGVGNFSILARTLYLSLILSGTIVLFAFFGPYLNPKGFTFRIAILFLICGLGATGSTEYMRELLRKPFVVYNYVYSNGIRKEDVPKLCQDGFLNTGVWSRACSKEATDEAGRGEVMFRYQCMSCHTTDGYRSMKKLLGERDEDAIYGFLTMLKETNPEKNQYLGIMPPLTGQDTELKALAKYLTTINHGAPSTNVGTTPVVPKASVAVTPSI from the coding sequence ATGAACTATCCCGTCTGGGTTGTGCCTCATTTAGGCGGCGGGTGGATAATAGGAATCATCGCCATTATCCACGTGTATCTATCGCACTTTGCGGTAGGCGGTGGTGCCTTTTTAGCCATCACTGAAGGATTGGCTTATAAGCGCAAAGATGAGCGCATTTACGAATATCTGCGTCAGCACTCACGCTTTTTTATGATACTTACATCAGTATCAGGAGCGGTGACGGGTGTAGCAATCTGGTGGGCGATAGCCCTCGTCAATCCTGACGGGACGGCCATCCTCATTCAAAACTTCACTCTGGCTTGGGCGCTTGAATATCTCTTTTTTGCCGCTGAATTGGCGACAGTATTTGTCTACTACTATAGTTGGGATAAAGTCAGTCCTGAAGTGCACTTGAAGCTAGCCAGGCTGTATTGCTTCCTGTCGATTATGACCCTAGTCATCATCAACGGCATCCTTACTTTTATGCTTACACCTGGTACCTGGATTAAGAGCCACTACTGGTTAGATGGTTTCCTCAACCCCACTTATTTCCCCTCTTTGATCATGCGTCTGCTCATTATGTTTGCCATCGCTGGCATGTATGCCATGGTGACATCGTCGCGTCTCAAAGACGAGGACCTGCGGGTCTACATGGCTAAGTATTGTGCCAAGTGGCTTTTGCCAATCTTCCTGGCTGGACCACTAGTTGCCTTCTGGTATATCTCCAATGTGCCGCAAGCAACAATGGGCAATATCTTTACCGGTATTCAAACATCTGGTGTTGGTAACTTCTCCATTCTCGCTCGTACTCTCTATTTGAGTTTGATTCTCTCCGGCACGATCGTTTTATTTGCCTTCTTCGGTCCATACCTCAATCCAAAGGGCTTTACCTTCCGCATCGCCATTTTGTTTTTGATATGTGGATTGGGTGCCACCGGTTCTACCGAGTACATGCGTGAGCTATTGCGCAAACCGTTTGTGGTCTACAACTATGTTTACTCCAACGGTATCCGCAAAGAAGACGTGCCAAAACTCTGTCAGGATGGGTTCTTAAATACAGGTGTCTGGTCCAGAGCCTGTAGCAAAGAAGCTACTGATGAAGCTGGCCGTGGTGAAGTGATGTTCCGCTATCAGTGTATGAGCTGCCACACCACAGATGGTTACCGCAGTATGAAGAAGCTCCTGGGCGAACGTGATGAAGATGCTATCTACGGCTTTTTGACCATGCTCAAAGAGACCAATCCTGAAAAGAACCAGTATCTCGGCATTATGCCGCCACTGACTGGTCAGGATACTGAGCTAAAAGCTCTAGCTAAGTACCTCACCACTATCAATCATGGTGCTCCATCAACTAATGTTGGTACTACGCCAGTTGTACCTAAAGCTTCAGTAGCGGTTACTCCCTCTATCTAA
- a CDS encoding YtxH domain-containing protein has protein sequence MNVVKKLWEINAQEMKMAFSAGSALGGFVGCCMGIGVGIGIGMLVAPKSGNQLRDEIKDKTADLADKAREKAACLKDSAVHFYDDMAAKGAEALDHAKQAV, from the coding sequence ATGAATGTTGTTAAAAAACTCTGGGAAATCAATGCGCAAGAGATGAAGATGGCTTTTTCGGCCGGTTCAGCTCTGGGCGGATTTGTCGGATGCTGCATGGGTATCGGAGTAGGTATCGGTATCGGCATGCTTGTCGCCCCCAAAAGCGGCAACCAGCTGCGTGACGAAATCAAAGACAAAACTGCAGATCTCGCCGACAAGGCTAGAGAAAAAGCAGCTTGTCTCAAAGACTCCGCTGTGCATTTTTATGATGATATGGCAGCCAAAGGCGCTGAAGCACTAGATCACGCTAAACAAGCTGTCTAA
- a CDS encoding GlsB/YeaQ/YmgE family stress response membrane protein yields MDILGFIFFLIIAAVCAWIAEAMVPGVIPGGFFTSAVFGVIGAWVGGHMMGSVGPSLGGISLIPCILGCAVVVFCVSLISRGFNRSRNA; encoded by the coding sequence ATGGACATTTTAGGTTTTATTTTCTTCCTGATCATTGCAGCAGTTTGCGCATGGATCGCTGAAGCTATGGTACCAGGAGTGATACCAGGCGGTTTCTTTACTTCAGCTGTATTTGGTGTCATTGGCGCCTGGGTTGGCGGTCATATGATGGGCTCAGTCGGTCCTAGTCTAGGTGGTATCTCGCTCATCCCCTGTATCTTGGGTTGCGCAGTGGTCGTATTTTGCGTCTCACTGATATCACGTGGATTTAACCGCAGCCGCAACGCCTAA
- a CDS encoding Rieske (2Fe-2S) protein, which yields MEDHENKTCEKPEPCQSGGGCGGEGGCSRGNFIKTVVPCFAGAWALMAAYPIYSYLTPTGGDEPESKVTSVTVGDLKDLPPGTGKNFKFGSVPALLTHTKDGQLHAFTATCTHLGCTVQFRPEKDMIWCSCHGGCYDPSSGKNIAGPPPKPLTALKVEVVNDKIIVSKG from the coding sequence ATGGAAGACCACGAAAACAAAACTTGTGAAAAACCAGAACCGTGCCAGTCTGGTGGCGGATGTGGTGGTGAAGGTGGCTGCAGTCGCGGTAACTTTATCAAAACTGTAGTGCCTTGCTTTGCTGGTGCCTGGGCTTTGATGGCAGCGTATCCAATTTATAGCTACCTCACTCCCACTGGTGGTGACGAGCCAGAGAGTAAGGTTACGAGTGTCACCGTCGGAGATCTCAAAGACTTACCTCCCGGTACTGGTAAAAACTTCAAGTTCGGTAGCGTGCCCGCACTTTTGACCCATACCAAAGATGGGCAATTGCATGCCTTTACCGCTACCTGCACCCATCTTGGTTGCACGGTGCAGTTTAGACCAGAAAAAGACATGATCTGGTGCTCCTGCCATGGTGGTTGTTATGACCCATCAAGCGGCAAAAACATCGCTGGTCCGCCGCCTAAGCCACTGACCGCATTAAAAGTAGAAGTCGTCAACGATAAGATTATCGTTTCGAAGGGCTAA
- a CDS encoding saccharopine dehydrogenase NADP-binding domain-containing protein, whose product MKRVVVIGGAGAMGQIIVRDLLDTKDLEVVVADYDQDKADAFARSLNNSRVRGDFTDITNIDVMAKGLKNANCVINSTPYYHNVNVMEAALKAGCHYVDLGGLFHVTKEQLKLHERFKEKELTAVVGMGAAPGMTNIMAASAQEKMQQVDSIDIYVGSIDNTVYDHPFLPPYSIETLIDEYTMRPMVYENGQFQDRDPLSGAVKVDFPMPVGEQEAIYTLHSEVLTLPQTYEGKGIKRVTFRLGLPLEFHDRIKFLMALGFGSKEKIATKEGEFTPRKILAEMIASHKVTPQDPDDCEVVRVDVRGIIDGKAALCRMQTVVHADKRWQVSCGALDTGVPPSIVAQMLMTDDIWQRGVLAPEVAVPATIFFDELALRGISMSRIIEEQLSEAHTHCEPKQDAVKSQSAPVN is encoded by the coding sequence GTGAAAAGAGTTGTTGTCATTGGCGGTGCAGGCGCCATGGGTCAAATAATTGTGCGAGATTTGCTCGACACAAAAGACCTGGAAGTTGTGGTTGCTGATTATGATCAGGACAAAGCTGATGCCTTTGCCCGCTCACTTAACAACAGCCGAGTGCGTGGCGATTTTACCGACATAACCAATATTGATGTCATGGCAAAGGGTCTCAAAAACGCCAACTGCGTTATTAATAGCACCCCCTACTACCATAACGTCAATGTCATGGAAGCAGCTCTCAAAGCCGGCTGCCACTATGTTGATCTCGGTGGACTGTTCCATGTCACAAAAGAACAGCTCAAATTACACGAGCGCTTTAAAGAAAAAGAATTGACCGCAGTGGTGGGTATGGGTGCCGCTCCAGGCATGACCAATATCATGGCGGCAAGCGCCCAGGAAAAGATGCAACAGGTCGACTCAATCGACATCTATGTGGGCTCGATAGATAACACAGTATATGACCACCCATTTTTGCCACCGTATTCGATTGAAACTCTAATAGATGAGTACACAATGCGACCGATGGTCTACGAAAACGGTCAATTCCAGGACCGCGACCCGCTCTCGGGAGCAGTCAAAGTTGACTTCCCCATGCCAGTGGGTGAGCAAGAAGCTATCTACACATTGCACTCAGAAGTACTGACTCTGCCTCAAACATACGAAGGTAAAGGCATCAAACGAGTCACCTTTAGACTGGGGCTGCCTCTGGAGTTTCACGACAGGATAAAGTTTTTGATGGCACTGGGCTTTGGCTCAAAAGAAAAAATTGCCACTAAAGAAGGTGAATTTACACCGCGCAAAATACTGGCAGAAATGATCGCCAGTCACAAAGTGACACCACAAGACCCGGATGATTGCGAAGTCGTGCGCGTCGATGTGCGCGGCATAATCGACGGCAAAGCGGCACTCTGCCGCATGCAAACTGTGGTCCATGCAGACAAACGCTGGCAGGTATCATGTGGTGCGCTGGACACAGGCGTACCACCGTCCATAGTGGCACAAATGCTGATGACCGACGATATCTGGCAACGCGGCGTGCTGGCACCAGAAGTAGCTGTACCGGCTACAATATTTTTTGACGAATTAGCTTTGCGCGGTATCTCGATGTCACGCATCATCGAAGAACAACTGAGCGAAGCTCACACGCATTGTGAGCCCAAACAAGATGCCGTCAAATCACAAAGTGCACCAGTTAATTAA
- a CDS encoding dienelactone hydrolase family protein: protein MHTQYCDYTDGDLTCEAYVAMDQTKSGKRPAVLVSHAWGGQGDFERQKAEKLAALGYVGVAIDLYGKGKRGTTMEENGKLMQPFIDDRALLKRRILAALTAVKALPEVDGNRIGAIGFCFGGLCVLDLARSTAPGVKGVVSFHGLFNPPGLGAQAPISSKILICHGYDDPMAKPDQMVGIANELTEAKADWQIHAYGGTVHAFTNPEAAMPDHGIVYNASADRRSWQAMQDFLAEALA from the coding sequence ATGCACACACAATACTGCGATTACACAGACGGTGATTTGACCTGTGAAGCCTATGTGGCGATGGATCAGACTAAATCCGGCAAAAGACCGGCAGTGCTTGTCAGCCATGCCTGGGGTGGTCAAGGTGATTTTGAAAGACAAAAAGCCGAAAAGCTAGCAGCTCTTGGCTATGTCGGAGTAGCAATCGACCTCTATGGCAAAGGCAAGCGCGGCACAACCATGGAAGAAAATGGCAAATTGATGCAGCCATTTATTGATGACCGGGCTCTGCTCAAACGTCGTATCTTAGCCGCACTTACCGCCGTCAAAGCACTACCAGAAGTAGACGGCAATCGTATCGGTGCTATCGGTTTTTGTTTTGGTGGACTCTGTGTCCTGGACCTTGCTCGCAGCACTGCCCCTGGTGTCAAAGGCGTGGTCAGTTTTCACGGACTCTTTAACCCACCAGGTCTCGGCGCTCAAGCTCCAATAAGCTCCAAAATACTTATTTGTCATGGTTATGATGACCCGATGGCTAAGCCAGATCAAATGGTTGGTATCGCTAATGAATTGACCGAAGCTAAAGCAGACTGGCAAATCCACGCCTATGGTGGCACAGTACATGCTTTTACCAATCCTGAGGCAGCCATGCCAGATCACGGTATTGTCTACAATGCCAGTGCCGACAGGCGTTCGTGGCAGGCGATGCAAGACTTCCTGGCAGAAGCCTTAGCCTAG
- a CDS encoding histidinol phosphate phosphatase, whose amino-acid sequence MSRYQDELSFARDMAEQTGQIAMRYFNKGIEIVTKDDGSPVTKADKEVERFIREAIAKKYPDDGILGEEEGEVRRSNRTWIVDPIDGTYNYARGIPIWSTLIALEVDKDVVLGLVNAPAMHECFYAERGCGAFKNDEQIKVSEVDSLDHAMFNFGGPNRILKLGYWPALTECTRLTERQRGFGDYLGFSLVFEGRSEAILEVGVNPWDLASMKIIAEEAGGCYMDLAGGSSIYTGSCLITNRHLKADFERLFIVNR is encoded by the coding sequence ATGTCCCGTTATCAAGATGAGCTGAGTTTTGCGCGTGATATGGCCGAGCAAACCGGTCAAATTGCCATGCGCTATTTCAATAAAGGCATCGAAATTGTCACCAAGGACGATGGCTCGCCGGTAACTAAAGCCGATAAAGAAGTAGAGCGCTTTATCCGCGAAGCGATTGCCAAAAAGTATCCAGATGACGGCATCCTTGGCGAAGAAGAAGGCGAAGTGCGCAGGTCCAACCGGACCTGGATTGTCGATCCTATTGATGGTACTTACAACTATGCTCGTGGCATCCCAATCTGGTCTACACTCATTGCTCTTGAGGTAGATAAAGATGTGGTGCTTGGTCTCGTCAATGCACCTGCCATGCATGAATGTTTTTATGCCGAACGCGGCTGTGGCGCCTTTAAAAACGACGAGCAAATAAAAGTCTCTGAGGTCGATAGCCTCGACCATGCCATGTTTAATTTTGGCGGTCCCAACCGCATCCTCAAGTTGGGCTACTGGCCAGCACTTACTGAGTGCACCAGGCTGACCGAAAGGCAGCGCGGTTTTGGCGATTATCTGGGGTTTTCGCTGGTTTTTGAGGGCCGCTCCGAGGCAATACTCGAAGTTGGAGTCAATCCCTGGGACCTGGCATCGATGAAAATTATTGCTGAAGAAGCCGGCGGCTGTTATATGGATCTGGCCGGGGGCTCTAGCATTTATACTGGCTCATGTTTGATTACAAATCGGCATCTCAAGGCCGATTTTGAGCGACTATTTATCGTAAACAGATAG